A single genomic interval of Lynx canadensis isolate LIC74 chromosome A2, mLynCan4.pri.v2, whole genome shotgun sequence harbors:
- the LOC115499882 gene encoding olfactory receptor 10H3-like, with protein sequence MTFSSMLKNSRTNVAPMAGQNYSMVTEFILVGFSNFPRHLLPAFFLLYLLMYLFTLLGNLLIMATVWSERSLHTPMYLFLCALSTSEILFTVAITPRMLVDMLSTHHTITWAACASQMFFSFTFGFTHSFLLMIMGYDRYVAICHPLRYHVLMSPRGCARLVSWSWVGGSVIGMMSTLIVFHLTFCGSNVIHHFLCHVFSLLKLACGKETASVTLAVILVCVSALMGCLFLIVLSYVFIVAAILQIPSAEGRHKTFSTCVSHLTVVIVHYSFASIIYLKPKGPHSMDSNTLMATTYIVFTPFLSPIIFSLRNKELKNAIKKSFQRKFNPLSS encoded by the exons ATGACTTTCAGTTCCATGCTAAAGAACAGCAGAACCA ATGTAGCACCCATGGCTGGTCAGAACTATAGCATGGTGACTGAGTTCATCCTCGTGGGATTCTCTAACTTCCCAAGGCATCTCCTGCCCGCTTTCTTCCTGCTGTACCTGCTCATGTACCTGTTCACGCTGCTGGGGAACCTGCTCATCATGGCCACAGTCTGGAGCGAGCGCAGCCTGCACACGCCCATGTACCTCTTCCTGTGCGCCCTGTCCACCTCCGAGATTCTGTTCACCGTTGCCATCACCCCTCGCATGTTGGTTGACATGCTCTCCACCCACCACACCATCACTTGGGCGGCCTGTGCCAGCCAgatgtttttctccttcacattCGGCTTCACCCACTCCTTCCTGCTCATGATCATGGGCTACGACCGCTACGTGGCCATCTGCCACCCCCTGCGCTACCATGTGCTCATGAGCCCCCGTGGCTGTGCCCGCCTTGTGTCCTGGTCCTGGGTCGGTGGCTCAGTCATAGGGATGATGTCGACCCTGATAGTTTTTCACCTCACCTTCTGTGGGTCTAATGTGATCCACCATTTTCTATGCCATGTGTTTTCCCTCTTGAAATTGGCCTGTGGGAAAGAAACAGCCTCCGTCACCTTGGCTGTGATCCTGGTGTGTGTCTCAGCTCTGATGGGCTGTTTATTCCTCATCGTCCTCTCCTATGTCTTCATCGTGGCTGCCATATTGCAGATCCCTTCTGCTGAGGGCAGGCACAAGACCTTCTCCACGTGTGTGTCCCACCTCACGGTGGTCATTGTGCACTACAGTTTTGCCTCCATTATCTACCTCAAGCCCAAGGGCCCCCATTCTATGGACAGTAACACCCTAATGGCCACCACCTATATAGTCTTCACCCCCTTTCTCAGTCCGATCATTTTCAGCCTCAGAAATAAGGAGCTCAAGAACGCCATAAAGAAAAGCTTCCAGAGAAAATTCAATCCCCTAAGCTCCTGA